DNA sequence from the Limisphaerales bacterium genome:
GTCCGCAGTCATTCGATAGGTTTCCGTATGGCTACCCGCAAATCCCCGCGTCCCGCCGCGCCGTTTCATTATCGCGCCACCGTCTCCAGCGTGTACGACGGCGACACCTGCACGGTGAATATCGACCTCGGTCTCTCCGTTACACTGCACCAGCAAAAGATTCGCCTGCACCGCATCAACGCCCCCGAGCTCCGCGGCCGCAGTCACCGGCGCGGGCGTGCGGCGCGTGATTTTCTGCGTGGCGAAATAATGGGCCACGAAATCTTGTTGCAAACCATCAAAGACAAAAAAGGCAAATACGGCCGTTACCTCGGCGAGCTTTGGGTAAAACAAGGCCGGCAAATGGTGAACGTCAACGACCGGCTGGTCGCCGAGGGCCACGCGAAATTTGTGGATTATTGAACTCCTTTTTTGTGCGCTGGCTGAATGGATGTAACCGGATGGGCGTCGCATTTTTTAATCATACTTTTTGAAATGAAAAAAATTCTTTTTTCTCTATGGCTATCCCTGAACGCAGCAAACGGAGTGCACGCGGAAAACTGGGCGCAGTTTCGCGGTCCGGAGGGTGCCGGGATCAGTAATGACAAAGGCATTCCGTTGCAGTGGTCGACGAAGGATTATGCGTGGAAAGTAAAACTCGCGGGCATTGGGCATTCGTCACCGGTGGTTTGGGGAGACACGGTGCTGGTGACTTCCGCCGTGCGCGCGGGCGAACGGCGGGCGTTGCAGGCGTTTGACGCCGGCACCGGAAAAATAATCTGGACCGAACAGCTCGGTGGAAACACGCACAAAAAACACGCGCTCAACAGTTATGCCTCGGCCACCCCGTGCACAGACGGGAAACTGGTTTTCGTGGCGTGGGGTGACAACGACGAGTATTTCATGGTGGCGCACGACCTCAAGACGGGGAAGGAAACATGGCGCACACAACTGCCGCCCTCATTGAGCAAGCACGGGCATGGCACGGCAACCTCGCCGATTATTTTTGAGGACCTTGTAATTCTCCTGAACGAACACGACACCGGCCCCGGCTACATTGTGGCGTTAAATAAAAATACAGGCAAACAGCAGTGGCGGATCAAGCGAACGATCGAAATCATGACCTACGCCACACCCATCATTATCGAGGTGAACGGCAAACCACAGTTGATCAATTCCTGCCTTGATGACGGACTGATGGGCATCGATCCCCGAAAGGGCACGGTGCTGTGGACGACGCCCGGCAAATTCGATCTACGCACCGTGGCGATGCCGGTGCATTGGAAGGGGATGGTTTACGGCAGCTGCGGCGGGGGCGGCAAGGGCAAGCTGATGCTGGCGGTAAAGGTGGGCGGCACGGGCGATGTTAGCGGGAGTCACATTGCGTGGACACGCCAACGCTCGTTGCCCTACGTTCCCACGCCGATTGCCTACGGTGATCACATTTATTTGTGGCTGGACAATGGCATCGTCATTTGTGCAGACGCAAAAACGGGCAAAGAAGTTTGGAATGAGCGTGTGGGCCGTGGCGATTTTTCCAGCTCGCCGGTATGCATCGCCGGCAAAATTTATTGCAGCTCACGCACGGGGGAATTCACCGTGATCGACGCCAGCCCGGAATTCAAAACGCACGGCCGCAGTCTGCTTGGCGAAGCCACCCACGCCACGCCGGCGGTGAGCAACGGTCGGATGTTCATCCGCGGCTTTGAACACCTCTTTTGTCTTGAGGCAAAGTAGCTATTGCTTCACGGGAATAAATTGCACGGAATCCACGATGACGTATTTGCCTTCGGTGCCGGTGGTGCGGATGGTCACGAAACCGGCGCGGCCTCGTTTGAATTCAAATTTCCCCAGCGAACGGAAAAGTCGTTTGATCGGGGCCGGCTCGCCCTCGTTAATTTTTACGAGTGTCTCCCCGTTCGCGTGAGTGATGGTGATGGGCACGCCATTCGCACGGCGGATATTGGTGTTGTGCGACACGCGTACTTCGTACTCTCCGGCCCGCGGTAAATCGGGCGTGAAGGTGGCGCTCTTCTCGCCTTTTTTTTCTTTCATGTCGTGGATGTAACTGACGCCCACAAAGGGCGGCGTGTGCACACTGTGTTTCCATTGACCGACGAGCTTGGCCTCGGTGTTGTCCACCACGATGCCGGGGAGTTTGGATTTATCCAGGACGATGAATTTGATGTTTTCGGGCTTATCAACCTCATCCGGCCGGGGCAAGCGCGGCTCATCAGCCGCAATACTCATCGCGATTACAAACAGACCCAGTGCGTGTGGCAATTGCATTGAATAAAAATGCCCTCCCAAAAGATCGCTTGCAAATCAATTTGCGCTCCGCCGATTCCCCCCCTATTCTGGCGGCCAATGAAACGCTCTATTTTATTTCTCGTGTTCAGCGCGGTACTGACGATTCCAGCCGCGCAGTGGAACCAGTTTCGCGGGCCCAATGGCGCGGGCAAAACGGATGCCAATCTGCCGCTCGCGTTGGGCGAGGGGAAGCATCTGAAATGGAAAACGCCGATGCCGGGTAAGGCGTGGAGTTCGCCGGTGGTTTGGGACGATCAGATTTGGTTCACCAACGCCGAAGCGGACGGCCACAAGCTGTGGGCCGTGTGCCTCGATGCCGGCACGGGCAAGGTGGTGCACAACAAATTAGTGTTCGAAATTGCCAATCCGCAGAAGAGCCCCGTAGCGATGAACAGCTACGCTTCGTCCACGCCGGTGATTGAGGCGGGGCGCGTGTATGTGACGTTCGGCGCGCACGGCACGGCTTGTCTCGACACCAAAACCGCCAAGACAATTTGGAAACGGCAGGAGGACGACGAATTGTACTGCGACCATTTCCGGCTGCCCGCCAGCTCGCCCATCCTCAGCGGCAACACCTTGTTTCTGCAGTTCGATGGCGCGGACAAGCAATTCGTCGTGGCACTCAACAAAAAAGATGGTGAAACCCAATGGCTGCACAAACGCGCCTTTGATTTTGGCACAGACAATGGCGATCGCAAAAAAGGTTATGGCACGCCCTCACTCATTGTGAATGGCGACATGCCGCAACTGATCACCCCCGCCGCCGTGGCCACCGAGGCGTTGGATCCGGACACGGGGAAATTGCTTTGGACCGCCCGCACCGGCGGCATGAATGCCTCGGGCATCCCGCAGTTTGGGCACGGGTTGGTGTTCATCAACAACGGGATGGGATCGATGAGTGCTATTCGCCCAAACAAAAAGGGCGACCTCGAGGCGGTATGGAGCTCGCGCCGCAACATAGCCAAAAAATCTTCAATGCTCGTCCAAGGCGATTACATTTATATGGTGGCCGACAACGGCGTGGCGACGTGTCTTGAAGCCAAATCCGGGAAATCAATCTGGAGCGAACGCCTCAATGCCGGCGAGTTCGCCGCCTCACCCATCCTGTGCGGTAACCGAATTTACTGCTTCAGTATAAAAGGCAACGCGGTGATTTTCGCCGCCGCACCAAAATTCAAAATTCTGTCTCAAGGAAAATACGAAGACGGTTTTATGGCCACCCCCGCCGTAATCGGCAACGCATTGATTTTGCGTACCAAGTCGGCGGTGTATCGCGTGGAAGGCGGAAAATAACCCAGGTCCAATGACCAAACGCACATTGAGAATTTTTTGAATCTCTCTAAATGTTTGCGTGCTTTTTCGCGTCAGATTGATTGGCGCCACGATGCTACATTTCACTGACAACTCGACCTGCCGCCGGAATTTCCTTTCCGTGGGTAGCCTTGCGCTCGGGGGATTGGCGTTGCCGGAGTTTTTGCAGGCGCAGGATGCCTTGCAAAAACTCGGCGGTGTGGCGAAGGATAAAACCGTGGTCTTCCTCTTTATGCACGGCGGGCCATCGCAGACGGAGACGTTTGATCCGAAAATGGGCGCGCCCTCGGGCATTCGCAGTATGACCGGCGAAATCCCCACGCGCATTCCGGGGGTCACGTTTGGGTCCACGTTTGAAAAGCTTGCCCAGCTCAACGACAAATTTTCCATTGTACGATCCTTCACCACCGGAAGTGGGGCGCATGACTCCAAGCCCATCGTCAGCAAATTTTCGAAGGACGCCCACGTCGGCTCGCATTACACTCGCGTGGCTGGGGCAAGCCATCCGGAAACGGGTATGCCCCGCAACATTTGGCTCCATCCGCAGGCCGTGGATACGAACGCGGCGGATCCCATTATGTCGCTGGGCAAATTTAATGTCACCGGACCGCTGGGGCCTGCGCACGCGCCCTTTCAGCCAAGCGGCAAGGGAGACGCCCGCGCCGACATGCAGCTGACGGTGGATCCCAACCGGCTCGGAGACCGGAAGACATTGCTCGCCAGCCTCAACCAGTTCCGGCGCTCGGTAGAAAGCGGCGAGG
Encoded proteins:
- a CDS encoding thermonuclease family protein, with the translated sequence MATRKSPRPAAPFHYRATVSSVYDGDTCTVNIDLGLSVTLHQQKIRLHRINAPELRGRSHRRGRAARDFLRGEIMGHEILLQTIKDKKGKYGRYLGELWVKQGRQMVNVNDRLVAEGHAKFVDY
- a CDS encoding xanthan lyase, which produces MQLPHALGLFVIAMSIAADEPRLPRPDEVDKPENIKFIVLDKSKLPGIVVDNTEAKLVGQWKHSVHTPPFVGVSYIHDMKEKKGEKSATFTPDLPRAGEYEVRVSHNTNIRRANGVPITITHANGETLVKINEGEPAPIKRLFRSLGKFEFKRGRAGFVTIRTTGTEGKYVIVDSVQFIPVKQ
- a CDS encoding PQQ-binding-like beta-propeller repeat protein; the encoded protein is MKKILFSLWLSLNAANGVHAENWAQFRGPEGAGISNDKGIPLQWSTKDYAWKVKLAGIGHSSPVVWGDTVLVTSAVRAGERRALQAFDAGTGKIIWTEQLGGNTHKKHALNSYASATPCTDGKLVFVAWGDNDEYFMVAHDLKTGKETWRTQLPPSLSKHGHGTATSPIIFEDLVILLNEHDTGPGYIVALNKNTGKQQWRIKRTIEIMTYATPIIIEVNGKPQLINSCLDDGLMGIDPRKGTVLWTTPGKFDLRTVAMPVHWKGMVYGSCGGGGKGKLMLAVKVGGTGDVSGSHIAWTRQRSLPYVPTPIAYGDHIYLWLDNGIVICADAKTGKEVWNERVGRGDFSSSPVCIAGKIYCSSRTGEFTVIDASPEFKTHGRSLLGEATHATPAVSNGRMFIRGFEHLFCLEAK
- a CDS encoding PQQ-like beta-propeller repeat protein, producing MKRSILFLVFSAVLTIPAAQWNQFRGPNGAGKTDANLPLALGEGKHLKWKTPMPGKAWSSPVVWDDQIWFTNAEADGHKLWAVCLDAGTGKVVHNKLVFEIANPQKSPVAMNSYASSTPVIEAGRVYVTFGAHGTACLDTKTAKTIWKRQEDDELYCDHFRLPASSPILSGNTLFLQFDGADKQFVVALNKKDGETQWLHKRAFDFGTDNGDRKKGYGTPSLIVNGDMPQLITPAAVATEALDPDTGKLLWTARTGGMNASGIPQFGHGLVFINNGMGSMSAIRPNKKGDLEAVWSSRRNIAKKSSMLVQGDYIYMVADNGVATCLEAKSGKSIWSERLNAGEFAASPILCGNRIYCFSIKGNAVIFAAAPKFKILSQGKYEDGFMATPAVIGNALILRTKSAVYRVEGGK